The following nucleotide sequence is from Parambassis ranga chromosome 21, fParRan2.1, whole genome shotgun sequence.
tgtgtgtgtgtgtgtgtgtgtgtgtgtgtgtgggctaaGAGAAcagacagactttttttttaaaggatacAAACCGGGTTAGCATGAGCTGGGTCAACGACAGTCCCTGCAGTGTTTACTCCTCAGAGGCAAAGCTTCACAAAGAGTTTAAATAAAGAATGTTAAACTAACTAAATCACTTTTGTATATTGCAGTATTGACATTCTTACACAGAGGTGATTTAATATCTGCCTCCCACAGCATATTTCTCTGCTATTGTCCAATATCtactatctatctatcctcTACTTCAACTATTACCATAGAGCTAAATCAGCACCTACCTGACACAATGTCAACAAAAATGAGATTGGAGAGCTATTGTATTGGACTACATTGAattgcacaggtgtacctcataAGCTGGTaactttctttattttattttttttaataaggtGAAAACAGCTCAGCATGTTGTACAAAAGCACATTTCATCATAAATATACACCGAGGAAACCTTTTCCAGGCACTCAGTGTTGGAAATCAGGTTTCCCCGTGGAGATTGTTGCTATAATAAAAGGCAGAAAGCTGGTGTTTGGATATGAAGAAGCTTTTACTTCAGTGTCTTGGTAATACTGCTTTTTAATCACAGCACAGATATGCTTGTCTCTTCACTTTGTCTGCGCTTTAAAGGAACAGGAAAAGAACAGCGTGCTTGTCAACAGGGTTGTAGCTCTGGTGCTTATATAATGTGTGGCATGCATGTTCTCAGGTCTGTCTATGTGTTCTGGTCTTCATTAGACTTAGACTGAACATCTTTGCGGCCTGACAGAGAGATCCTTTCATGTGTCCCCTGCCTGGTCCCACTCACCAGAGCCTAACCAGAAACATGCCACTGCCCTGGGGCAAGGTCAGATTTCTCACCATACCGCAGCATTAAAGCAACATTGCTTTTCCTAATGGAGAGGGAAAACACTCTGGTTATTTTTCATCAATAGCACAGACAATATATTCCATCTCATCATATTGAAGGAGTACCAGCACAAATGTCCATGTGGTAGTAATCTGGAGCGAATGCCTGGCTCTTGCTCGATGATCTCACTGACCTGAAACTCACATGAGAGTGAAATTCGGAGCTTTCAAATCGTTCAGGTTACGATCAGTGTCGTCTCGAAAAGAGAAAGTTAAAGTccatccattttatttttttgcctcatACTTCAAAGTCGGACGAGGATTGTAAGCTttcatcaaaacataaattccTCCCATCCCTTAGAGGAGTAATGTTACAGTCGCCCCCGTCAAGTATTGGTAGGATGACCCATAAAAGTGGCAGAGATTGATAAATCGTGATGTATGGCTCATTGCAATGTTAATCTGCAGAACGGGTGCTAGGAGGTCAGAGGAAATGTGTGGGAGAAACAGCGTATCTTTGTGCTCCTTTGAAAGGACTCACTGTGTCATTCTCTATCCTCATAAAACAGGCACTAATGTCAACCAGAAGATGGGTCAATATTTAACTGGCTGAGCCAAATGAATAATACTGTTTACAGAGAAATGTGTTATATTTGAAAGCAATATCCCCTGCCTGGCTTTTCGCAATAGGGACGTAATGTCATGCAAAGTGTATAAGCCCTCACTGGCCTTGTACCGTCACAGACAAAGCTTTTGTACTGACAACTGGCCTATTATTTAgttgttgcatttttttccctttcttttatGTCTCTCAGAGACTTGGACGTCTTGCAGCATGCCTCAAAGGAGGCTGGAGGCCCTTTTGTTTTGAGGTTTTCACACTTGAGGGCCATGgtattttgtgtatgtgtgtgtttgtgtgtgtgtgtatagatggAGGGACTGTGACAGCCTGAAAAGGGAGAGGGGCTGGGCTGGCTCGCACAGAAAGGAGGCTTCGCTAAACACTGGCCGGGCTcctagaaaacaaaaagaaaagaaaagaaagagggatTAGTGTGCACAGACCAAAGAACTAATCTCCTGTGACATAATAGAACTGTACATAAACAACATCCCTGAGAAGTAAGTGGCGAAGCATTGACTGACTGAAGAGGCCGAGTGCATGAACACAAGGGGTTCAGGATCATTTGTCGCtcgctgtggaaaaaaaaaaatatggtgaCGAGAACAGACCTATAAACATCTGGATGGCATCATCTTCTTCACAAACATGcacttacaaaaacacaaacaccacaaacaTTCAAACACCAAGCATACAGTGTGCGATTTCTAAATGTGccataacaacagcacaggaagTGATACCTGCGCCTGACACCCGAGGACAGTGATCGTCCTTTTGATCAAATTAAAATGCTCGAGAATGAAATAATTCTTTATATTTGTGGAGCTATTTGCTCGTCCTGTGCTTGTGCTTGTCCTGTGCATGGCTGCAATGTACCAATAAAGAAGAGATGGTACGAGTCCAGTATTAATGATTGTGCAGAATTGTAAGAGTTTGCGATGTCTGTGTAACAGTGTGCACACCAGGCACAGATATTCATGTCCAATACCTgcaatctatctatctatctatctatctatctatctatctatctatctatctatctatctatctatctatctatctatctatctatctatctgtctatctatctatctatctatctatctatctatctatctatctgtctatagGAAGCATTCAAATGTGTTTCACTTCAGAAATTCAATAAGTGTGAAGTCATGACAAAAACATGAGGAATTGCTACAGAGCAGTCTGAAGATTCCACCAAACATCATTGAGTAAACAAAATCTGAGAAGAACTTCTAAGAAGAACGTGAAGTGTATGGGCGGTACGTCCTATTGAACACTATCTTTGCTCTGCATTAAGGTTTATTATGTTTGCCAAAAAGGCTTTCATCCCACATACACCAAATCTCACCCACTGCATGCATATACAGCACATTAGGCTTACTCTTACACTGCTTTATTTTCTtgtaaacattttctcttccCACTTTACAAGAGCGAAAAGAGGCTGCTGAGCAGAAGAGGCATTTAAACGCTTTCTGAACACACAAGTACGCCGAGAAGCAGGGCATTTATGTTGACGGGCGCCCAGCCTCAGTGATGGTAAATTCACTCAGCTATAGATGACCTGTTTATTTGGACTTGGAGAGCACGTGTCTTCAGGCTCCCGAGCCGATCAGTGAGCACGCTGTACGCCATGGAGCCCGCCATGACGGATTTCACAGCCAAAATAAGCAACAGTAATTGGCAAACAGTGGAGCATTTGGGAGGAGAAGCTACGTCTGTTTACACTTTCACAGCAGCGTCaattaaacaaacagcaaagaGGGCACAGGTTAAGGATTATTTTATTACTTCGCAGTTTGTACAGTTTCTACCATGGAAAAATAACATGTAACATAAGACTGTATTTACAATTCCATTTTTACAAAATGTCTTTacaagggtttttttttttaatttcttttcattttttttgtcggTTCAAAAAAATTCAAGACTAAAACGCACAGaacatacacattcacacacatccaAATCAAACTTTGtaatacacacataaataaatatagacaTTCACTGACTGTTCCACGACAAATATTTCTACAGCCAAGAACATGTACAATTCATCATTTCCACACAAGTTATAATTTcattaataaacattacatATTACTTCcaatataattctttgttaatCTGTTAATGAAATATTGCTAACATATTGAAAAGAGGTAACACAGACTCTTATTTCATGCCAACAGAATGAACGGTTGTCATGCAAAACCATTACAAGCTTTCAATTTGAAGCAAGTAATTCATTTACAGTTCTAAAATCAAATGCAACTACATGCAACATACTACATGAAATATTCTGGGTTAGACAACAATGACTTTAGTTACATAATCCATCAGCACTGACCGTGTATGCCTAAGTGCCTCTTTAATGGgtaacacaaaataaatagaTGAATTTCTACTTTTCTTTCCTTGTGATTAAACaattgtttttttacacttctGGCATGTTCAACCATCTTCCATCAACTTCCCCTTAAGTAATTGTTTCTTTCAAACATCACCAAATCCAATCAATGGTCACTTTGTCATGCTTTGACAGCAGCTGAATCACAACTGACTTTTTCCTGGATCTTAGTTTTCCCCCCCTCCCTGGACTTCCTTGTGAATCTGGGATGAGTTTTGTGTTAACCAATGCAGAATATGAGCAGTATAAATTTCACTGTACAGACAAACCCGTCCGGTGACACATAagtcgagagagagagagagagagagagagagagagagaagagaggtcacagaggaacagagctggtgtgtgtgtgtgtgtgtgtgtggagccctGGAGAAGATAGACCCATATTTCAGGAGCAGTGGGGGTCAGTTCATGGTCTGGTgcgctgtgtttctgtttggttCCACACATTCCTTccctgacagacaggagcagagagcagccaCTGGGTACTTCTCTCTAGTGGGTTTGCCTTGACGTTCAAACTCAGTGTCTCTCTACTGATGGCTTCTGGTGATGAGAGTGGTGCTGCCGGAGTCTGGGTcctagaaaaaacacacaaataccagCTGAGAGGCCAGTTCTTAGCTAAGCAGTTGCTAGCCTAGCCTTATATTTATTGCACAGACATCTATCTGAGTCTAAACTGTCATACTTTAAGCAAAAATATGTGATGGAACAATAGCTGGCAGTAACTTACGGTGCTGTATGACTGGTAATATGTTGGGGGTCTGGAAGGTCTTGACAGTGGCGGGACCCTCTCCTCCAGTGGTTATGACCTGCACCTCCAGTCTGTAGTAGGTGGATGGCCTCAGATTGGACACCACAAGCAAGTTATGGTCCTGCCAAGTGAGGGAGGAGAGTGAGCAATCAGCTGAGATACAACATGCCATGCCTTTGAATTCGACAGGACTTTAATTTGAACGGGCTGTAAAACAGAGGAGCACGGCTGTCTCCGCACAAgccacagacaaaaacaaagtctttgttttcATAAGGCTGGCTGTCTCTCCTTTTCACTGCCAGCTTGATAAAATGTGTGGTGGGTGGTTTTATTTATAGACAAGCTCTAGAGGCTGGGAGGTGCAGATAGGCGGAACGTGTTGTTGATGGAGCAGATTATGTCAAAgaggggctttttttttttcctccagagcTCTCACGGAGGATGAAAGAGGAAGACGTGAAAGCAGATGaaaaggtagaggaggagatCTTCCAGCAGGACACAACACTTCCTCACATCTATCCCTGTGTCTGTCTACACATCACCGCTTATCACAAGATTCATGCAAAGAGGCCACAGCGGCGTTATCCTCAAATCACTGCCACCTCTGACAGATGACAATGCATAGTCAAGAAAAGCCGAAGAGAAAATGTCCTTTTTTATATACAAACTAACACTCTGTTGCTATTGTGGCTATTTATGGAGTTACAACAGAGAACAGTCCTGAGTCCTGTTCCCCTGTAAAGAGACTTACCGGAGGCAGGATCTGGGACTGGGAGATGATGCTGTTGGGCAGGCTGTTTTGTCGACTTTCAGTAGTGATTTCGGCCCAGGTGACCTGAAAGCCTGTGATTCGCTGATGGGGAGCCACCCTGGACACTCGccacaggaagtggccggtgaTGTTTCCCTCATTCATGGAAAAGGACGCCGTCAGATTTTCAGGCTTTGCCAAAACCTTTGGAGGCCCTGCAGCTGTCAGGAGAAAGACGGcacaaaaaaaattgttttaatatttgACCATTTGCTTTGTAGCAGAGAGTAAGGTGACATCACTATCATGCTTATCGGTTAAGTGTGCAGCAGGAGAAAGGAGCCTGTTGGCACAACGTAGCTTAAAATAAAGCTAAAATATCACAAATTAGCACATTATGTCTCCTTCTATATGCTCTATAAGTCAAAATGACAGATTAGGGTTTTGTTGGAGCTAAACACATCTAAGTTCTATTAGCACACCTTACTGTTTATTACAGGGTAGCATTGTTTTAAATCAAAGTGGTGAACTCACTCAGTGACAGCCACAATTGACCTCCGAATACTCAGCTGCAACATTTTGCAATACAGACTGTGAAATAGTAAACATcctgacagcttctggttcaCATTACTGCTGTGTACACAGGCTGAAGCATCCTCGGCTGCCATTTTGATGTTTGTAAATTGGTTAGTGGACCCTTACTTTCAATGCATAGTCAAGattgagtacacacacacacacgtctgaatGTACTTCAAGAAAGCAAGAGCAAGCTTGTTTTCTGGAGTCCACGCTATTTGCAGATATTCAGTCTGAATATCATGCAAACTGATGACCTTTTCTTTTAACTGTATAGATTTTCTCCGTCGTCATGATTATATTATGCTTCCGTATCTAATTACTGTGCTGCACTAATGCAGATCGATGTTAAAATGCCCTTTGGTGTGTCAGACGGATGCACGCTCACCTCCCTCCCCTGGGCATGGGATGTGTTTATGAGTCTTGCTCCGGATGGTAGCACAGGATGGCGTGAGGAAGGTGGTGCTCTCGTCCTTGGAGCGTCTCTTGGACTTCATCGTGTGAACGGTGACTTTGTACttgcaggaaaacagcagaccCGGGAGGTTGATGTAGCTCTcctgagcagagagaaacacaatTATTCAGGCATGATGACTTTGACGCGTCACCCAGGTCAGGTCCCGTGGAGCTTCAGAGATAATTAAATACACGGCACTGGGGCAGATCACATTCCTGCTCGGGCCTTAGGAACATGCCCCACATGGAAGGACTACTTTGAACACTCACATGGTAAGAGGTTAGGCTTCTGCTCTAATATGCAAACtgcaataaaaatgatttttcttccaaatgtagcaaaaaaaacacacaagatgagGAGCAGCAACCTCAGAGGACTGATGTGTAATTTGCAAAGAGaatggcctgtaaatccatgtTAATGAATTCAGAGTACACTTACACTCATTTCAAACTTTAATCATCTATTGATCTTAACAAAAAGCTCTTTTCTCATCTCTCTtcaaggaaacaaaaaaattcCTGCTGAGTAGTGGATTTAGACGCAGTAATAAAGAGGCCCTACGTTAATAGGCAGTCCCTCGggaatgggtgtgtgtgtgtgtattcactctGATATGAAACAGCTTTGATTAAAAGTGAATGAGGTGCTGTGCTCACATAAAAGCACAAGCCTGGAATCTTTCCTGGTGATCtatagaaaatggatggatattTCCAAGCAACTGGAGTGCTGCTTCCCAAAGAATGTGTTTATTGCCAGGCCTCTGCCATCTTGTATCAGCCTGAGTCCAAACAGTTAACTCACACCCACCCCAATATCTGACACGCAGACTGCATCCTAAAACAAAAGCCCCACGCAGTAGCATGGCCAGGGCCGTTGGAGGTAAAGGATCCCCTagcccaccccaccccaccccacccccttccGTTCCGGGAAACATTGTTTCAGTAAATGCGTTTTATTGGCCAATACACCACATCCCTGACCACACGACTGAGTCATAATATTCAAAACAACAGTCAGTGATTTGCCCAGTGCAAATCCAACGCAACAGGGCTCCGGGTTCACTTGGTGGAGTTGTTTTCTTTAGCAGAGCAGTCCTTTTTAAGCATCAGACAAAAGGTTAGGCACGTGCTTTGCATAGCACTGAGCAGCTGATGAAGTTGTAGCTCTGTGCCCTGGGATTGCTCAGAGAGTGGAGGCTGCTGGAGGCTAACCTGCGTGACGGATTTCTCTGGTCCTCGGGTCTCGTTGTGGCTGCAGTACTCCGGCATCCACTGGACGTGGTAGCGACTCACAGTGGGGTCTGAAGCAATGAGATGGGAAGAGAGAATGGAGTGGTCACATATTAGTCACATATTTAATAGGGGCTTGTATTGCTGAAGGTTTTACTAATGAACAAAAGGTCTGTGTGCCCAATGGAGCCACAGCAAGTTTGAGCAGCAGGTCAGCAGTCGATCCAAACACTCCCTTCCCCTTAGATGCTGTAGGAAAATGTCTTTCAATATTTGCATAACTGCACCCAGTGAGAATTAAAAGACAATCTGACAGGCTGAAACTGATTAACTGATGGCTATCTCACAGATTACAACATCCCCTATCTGAGATCTGATATCACTATTTCCATTTTTGGGTCCACATGATAACATATGTCTCTGAAAatatagaagaagaaaacttgAAAGCATTTCCTTCTTTATCTTTGCATCAGCTAATCAATTATAAACCTTTCTTTTTGTCCGCTGAAGGCTCATCACACAGATGCCCCACTCTCTCAGCAGCACTCATTTCATTACTGTACAGTAGCTCCTCATAAACTCATCAGCAGTGTTTATCTGCCCATCGCCCTCATCTTATGTTACAtgatttattattcatttaactGTGTCGCTTGGATATGTGAAATACTTCTCCGATTAATAATTGAGTTGTGCTATGTTCACCCCTCGGCAGGGGCCTGGGTTGTAGTGAGGAGATAAAAGGGGTTCTTTGAAGGCTTAGACACAGATCTGGCACTTGAAGCCCCTGAGCTCTTTGGAAGCAGAAGAGAGGAATTACAGGGAACCGGGAAatcggggaaaaaaaaataaacaagatatGCTTAGCAGTGTCTGATGGAGAAGGGGAAGTGGTATGTAAAACACGAAATGGGACATGGAAATCAGGTAGAGAACAGAACCTCAGCGGTGTTCGATAAATCATGACTGGAAGCGAGCCTCAAAAGTCCCGCCGCCGTCTCCGCCGTACTGCTGTCTATTGTCTGGGTGTTAGGCAGGCAGAGATATATTATCTGAGCTGGTGTACAGTACGGTTCTCTTTCATCTGCTTTGGATCACAGAGACAATGAGTGAAAGTTTAATCACGGTTCAGTTAACCTGTCCCTTTCACTGTCACACAAACCAGATGTCCAGAGACTCCAGCTCCCCAGGCCATCTGTGCGTCTGTATATTTACAGTAGTGGAACACAGGTTGTCAGAGTCAAAGCCAGGGTCATCCCTCAGACTAATGAGTGGCaggggctcacacacacacaaatatacacacacaaaccaggaCCGCAAAACAAGAGACCGAAAGagaagctgctggagcaggtttagctctgcagcactgtgatTCCCCAGCCGTGCTTCATCCCCGTCAGCATCACTCAGCTCTCTGAGTCCTGGCCAACCTTGCTAACAGCTCTGGGCCAACTCtatctcccccccccctctctctctctctctccccctcttacTCTGATTCAGCAGTTGGTGTCTCACCAGGGCTCTCCTACAGCCAGGGTTTGCATTCTTGACTCTAAGATGTGGAGTTTGGCTTGGGCGATGACATATATTAGTAACATAACATAGACCAGTGAATGGGACTTGACAGGTTACCCTGAGAGCATGGCTTTCAAGGTTTCCATATTTTCACTCTGGTATTAAAAGAAGGTTTGGGGAATGGACACCGCTGGGACAGGCATTCCTCAAGGCTTTAACCCCTTGCAGTGCTGCAGTGCAACGCCTTGTCTGCTCCCTATGACATCAGGTCTTGTAAAACAAAAATGGGCTGCTTCAACGCTAATGTGAGGGCGAGGATCTATTAAATACAGCTGTCAATAAATCCCATCGCACGGCTCCcaagctctgtgtgtttattgttcttTACTAAACGGTGGCTCAGCTCTACCACTGCCTGTGCAGGTTTACACCACATCACCCGGCGCTCACATTACCCAGCTCTCACAAAGACACATTGTTTCATTTACACCATCTGATACCACATTTATAAAAGGTATCATCCATTGTTTGAGTAAGCAAGGATCCGTCATAATACCTCTGCTGCATGTAAGTCATGAAGATTGATGGGCATAATGGGGTGCTAATTAGATTCTAACACCGCTATAAATCAGTGTATTAGAGTGCTCACCTCCCCGGTTCTTCCAGTAGACACGGACCTGCAGCTGGCCGTCCTGGTAGAAGGGTGTGCCCACCTCGAGAGGCCCAGAGGGGCGTTTAGCCAGGGTTGAACCAAGAGGGGATATCTCATCCTTTTTTGACTTGAGCACCGATTTTGCTGGAAATAGAAAGCAAGAAACATTGCTGCTGTAGCTCAGACACGACAGTGACTGTGCCATGTGAAATTCTCCAGCCTGGTAACAGAAACACAATTATTTCTTTGTAAGATCACAGCAGTGAACAACAAGTAGAACAACACGTTCTTTATGCATAAATGTGCTGTAACTCAAcgggtgtacacacacacacagcactaacactgCCAAGTTTGGAGGTACAATTCTCTCTAGTGTAGAGTCACACACGCAGACACTCATAGCACTGAGGCTTTAGTCTGTCTTCCTAAATACTTAAGAGCTCCAAATGAATGCAGATGTGCTGTCAGCCTACCTTGGCGGTTCCTGCTTTTTGCATTTCTCGGGATGATTGTTTGCCTGAGGACTCTCAGTAATTTAGGTAAATTCAACTcatgaaaagcaaacaaacaaaaagaaaattggATTCTGCTAGGCTGGGTCAGCCAATCCCATATGGACCTGTAATcagaaggctgcagctccaGCCAGGTTCTGTTTGATTTCAGCTTGTGCATGACCCATGCATGTGACTCCAAATCGTACCTACTGTGCCCGTTTGGATGCTGCATGATTTCAGGCTGTGCCAGATTTCAAGTGGGGTCTCACCTACAGGCATTTCAGTTTATGTACATGCTTTGTATTAGTAATAGATGGAGGAAGATGTTGTAATTTGGGGCAAGCTACTAGCACAGTGTGTGGCTACTACTGTTGATCAAAATCTTGTGGGAAGATGGAGGCCATCTGAGAAAAGTTGACTAATGTCTGCATTCCACCAACTTCACAATGACATCGTAATACGTGCTAAAGATgctaaaaatgacaaataaaaacatgttttcattgtggTCTGGACATCTTAACGAGGCTCTGCAGCCCCTTTATGACACCATGAGGGCCTGCTGTTGAACCTCTATGCTTTGGACAACAGCCATCTTGGTAAACAAGCTTGTTTTCACTTGGGTATCCTCTCTACCGGAAGGCAATTCCTGGCTGAGGGTGTTTGATGAAGTCTGGCAGGAATTTGGTCACCAGAATTACATAAGTTTATGACAGCTATCCCTGCAGTCATGCTGCAAGCAAggctaaaaacaataaatgaagaACAGAATGTCAGTGTTTACCTGATTCATTATTCTGGGCAGTACTGAAGTGAAGAGAAGCCTTGGTGCTCTTCAGGCGCACCTGTCCCCAGTACGAGACAGCCTGCAACTCCACAGTGTAGCtgctgttctgctgcagtcCCTCCAGATCCACCCAGTTCTGAGCCTGTGACAACAGAAAACACTTGGATGTTGGCATTTGTACGTTACCGCACTGTCACTTGAGCCTCCACTCAAAGCCCTGTCACTATATCGCAGTCACAGCTCCAAGCCAGCTCTGCCCCAGCCAACACAGGCCTGTGGGAAAGCCCTGCTTATTAAGAACACATGTGGAGCAGAGGAAGGGATCGTGGTGAGGAGATAGCCTTCGGGGTCTTGTGAGAGCGCCCTGTTATCAGAGCCTCCCAGGGCTTCTTCACTGTGTTTGACTTCCAGCATTCCACCATCAGCGTGAACCTGATGAGTTCTTCTTATTGACTGTGGGTGTTTTGACATTCCTCTGCCAGCGGGCTGCTTTCAAAGCCCTGAGGTGCCAAAGTGGAAACCAGTAGTACATGTGTCAATAGGTGTCTGGTGTCTCCCACCTCTATCTCCTTTGTGCCACATCTGCTTTGCATTTCAAAAAACTAATTCAGGAGAAGACTCTATAGAGGACTTGCCTGTCTAGACAATATTTCTGGAATAACCAAGCCGTGCTGACATGCTATCAGCTCACAAGTTACTAGAAATATTTTGCATACACATCACAAACAAGTCTGTGATTTTTAAGGACAGACATTCATGAACCCGCTGCttcaatttgttgtttgttgaagctttgaaaacaataaaataagcATTTTTTTGGTCATAAGAAGTAAGCTATTGGTGACATCCCAGAGAAAAGGTTATAAAACCTCTAACAGGGGCCAGAGCAAATACCTAAAAAATGTTCCAGTATGAAAACATGACTATTGCAGAGAATAACAAGGGCATTATTACCAGGAAAAATCACTGGTATTTTGTTTAAACATGATATTGATGGGTACAGTTATATAACCATTGGATTTTTAAGCAGCTGAAATCTTTAGAAAAGTaaattacacacatgcatgcacacacacacacacacacacactgattaacAGGGaatgaataaagtgaaatacaggCTAACAATACAAATTGAGATACTTAAGAAACACAGGCCTTGAAATCATGATTTATCACTATAAACAAGGCTATTCATCACACTTAATGTGTTTTCTTCCAAATCTTAACTCTGTTTAAGGGTTCTTTCATCAGCATAAGGAActacaacaataaaaaacgcATTGTATCAATCTGTGAGTGACTGATAGCCTCGCAAGCacatataaataaatgcaaCCCCTGTTCcatgtttatctttttttcccactgcaGGCCTGCATGGATATTTACAGAGCATGTGTTGAGGCTGGAGGAAGAGACGCTGAAATAATCTTGGAAGAGtccttagagagagagaggataaaggaaaagaagaaaatagaaGCACACATCACTAAGTGACAGAGTAAGAAGATTACCCCATTGGTggtctttctcctcttcttcttggaTGGCACCATGGACTTGGTGGGAACAGTCCAGCTCCAGAACACTTTGTAGTGATGTATGGGAATGTCGGGCTCTTCTGGCAGGGTCCAGTTCAGGCGAGCTGTCACCAAGCCTTCATCGGCCAGAGTCACGTTAGTGACACGCAGGCTAGTCGGGCTAGGAGGGGCGGATGGATCTGAAGACGTAGCAACAAGGATAAACAAAGCTGTCAGCGTTAAAAGACTTTAATGCATCTGTGAACATTTAGGAGGAAAGACAAAGAGGGCCTCTTCTGGTTCTTGTGTGTGACAAATCATTCTTGTAAATATAATTTCAGGTAGAAACCTTTCACCGCTGTGGTCTGAGTAGTGGAGGGGGGCATGTATGACACTGTGTAAAGTAATTAGTCTTCCATTGACAATCTGCCATGAGATGTTATGACAGGTGTCATGTCGTGACTATGACAGCGTTCAGCAGGAACGAGAGCGCAGGTCACGGGGTTAACAAACACATGCTGCTCACTTTGGCACCACGTTCAACATTCCTGCACTCTCACTCTCATGTGTGCGCCTGTCCACAGTAAAATCTGGTTCTGAACCTGTCCATATGTGCTGCGACCCAACCCAGCGCCGGCTGCTGATGTCAGGAGGACAG
It contains:
- the anos1 gene encoding anosmin-1 — encoded protein: MFSRSLNVCVTLCLWITALTSTGSVSARKQDDSFFTASIYRARCASRCLSLHITRISAFFKHSQSNGSLVWCQNHKQCSKCLEPCKESWDLKENQCQDLCEPLFPKKHYECLTSCEFLKSIEGVKQGDCPAPEKASGFAAACVESCEEDEECSSVKKCCSNGCGHTCQQPKNLYKGVPLKPRKELVFAEQPSGQLEIRWSSKFNISVEPALYVVQRRWNYGIHPSEDDATEWETVAQTAEERIQLADIRASRWYQFRVAAVNVHGTRGFTAPSKHFRSSRDPSAPPSPTSLRVTNVTLADEGLVTARLNWTLPEEPDIPIHHYKVFWSWTVPTKSMVPSKKKRRKTTNGAQNWVDLEGLQQNSSYTVELQAVSYWGQVRLKSTKASLHFSTAQNNESAKSVLKSKKDEISPLGSTLAKRPSGPLEVGTPFYQDGQLQVRVYWKNRGDPTVSRYHVQWMPEYCSHNETRGPEKSVTQESYINLPGLLFSCKYKVTVHTMKSKRRSKDESTTFLTPSCATIRSKTHKHIPCPGEGAAGPPKVLAKPENLTASFSMNEGNITGHFLWRVSRVAPHQRITGFQVTWAEITTESRQNSLPNSIISQSQILPPDHNLLVVSNLRPSTYYRLEVQVITTGGEGPATVKTFQTPNILPVIQHRPRLRQHHSHHQKPSVERH